A stretch of the Gossypium hirsutum isolate 1008001.06 chromosome D07, Gossypium_hirsutum_v2.1, whole genome shotgun sequence genome encodes the following:
- the LOC107956716 gene encoding proline-rich extensin-like protein EPR1, with amino-acid sequence MGMGIGERAERLAVRKNYMTLWQTSLMDTMKTDCGYCLLASCCPNCISFALRKRALHNEMSRYQCCAGYMPCSGKCQENKCPTFCLCMEVSCCFSSSVQSTRYLIQDEYNIKTTKCDNCLIAFMVILAEIACICRLVACLTGNSDLEDLAELLTCISDLVYCTVCACMQTQHKLELDHRHSIPWGAPGVMMVPAVQEMSRFDQAVPPTVRQPLGLPPGQLPPVQQPLLPPGQYPPGQYPPGQYPPGQYPPGQYPPAQQQGQWHQQQPPYGYAYPPPYMPAYPANPQQSPPPGYAASGHPLPPPGYYPPAGQGPDYYPPGCPPPPQHFPSDEHPQNPPLSPPPPPAQAPTKPKDSM; translated from the exons ATGGGGATGGGGATCGGCGAGAGGGCTGAAAGGCTGGCAGTCCGTAAGAACTATATGACTCTCTGGCAGACTAGTCTCATGGATACCATGAAAACAGATTGTGGCT ACTGCCTACTTGCATCGTGCTG TCCCAATTGCATTTCATTTGCCCTGCGGAAGCGAGCACTCCACAACGAAATGTCAAG gtACCAATGCTGTGCGGGTTACATGCCGTGCAGCGGTAAGTGTCAGGAGAATAAATGTCCAACGTTCTGTCTCTGCATGGAG GTCAGCTGTTGCTTCTCCAGTTCAGTTCAATCCACTCGCTATCTTATTCAAGATGAGTACAATATAAAGACCACAAAATGTGACAACTGCCTCATT GCATTTATGGTCATTCTTGCAGAAATTGCATGCATATGTCGTCTGGTAGCGTGTCTTACTGGGAATTCGGACCTTGAGGATCTCGCAGAGCTCCTTACTTGTATTTCTGATCTCGTTTATTGCAC AGTCTGCGCTTGTATGCAG ACTCAGCACAAGCTTGAACTAGACCACAGGCATAGTATCCCATGGGGCGCTCCTGGTGTAATGATGGTTCCTGCAGTGCAAGAGATGTCACGGTTTGACCAGGCAGTGCCTCCAACAGTAAGACAACCACTGGGGCTTCCACCTGGGCAACTTCCACCTGTACAACAACCGCTACTTCCACCTGGGCAGTATCCACCTGGGCAGTATCCACCTGGGCAATATCCACCTGGGCAATATCCACCTGGGCAGTATCCACCTGCACAACAGCAAGGACAATGGCATCAGCAACAGCCGCCTTATGGTTATGCATATCCACCACCATATATGCCTGCTTACCCTGCCAACCCACAGCAATCACCTCCCCCAGGTTACGCCGCCTCTGGGCATCCACTACCTCCTCCAGGTTACTATCCTCCTGCAGGTCAAGGTCCAGATTACTATCCTCCTGGATGCCCACCACCTCCTCAACATTTCCCTTCTGATGAACACCCCCAGAACCCTCCTCTTTCTCCACCTCCACCTCCAGCCCAAGCTCCAACTAAACCTAAAGATTCTATGTAG